The following coding sequences lie in one Arachis hypogaea cultivar Tifrunner chromosome 4, arahy.Tifrunner.gnm2.J5K5, whole genome shotgun sequence genomic window:
- the LOC112796175 gene encoding uncharacterized protein — MQFFGGSEISPSPPVPTASGNNGHMMYVFNRNGVCLLYREWNRPLRTLNAQQDHKLMFGLLFSLKSLTAKMDPTIAEKGNLGVPQLPGQGCSFHSFRTNTYKLSFMESPSGIKIILVTHPRTGDLRDSLKYIYNLYVEYVVKNPLYTPGSPIRCQLFNTTLDQYVRGIA, encoded by the exons ATGCAATTTTTCGGAGGGTCTGAAATCAGTCCATCACCTCCTGTACCAACAGCTTCAGGGAACAATGGCCATATGATGTATGTGTTCAATAGGAATGGTGTATGCTTGCTCTATCGGGAGTGGAATCGTCCATTGCGGACATTGAATGCTCAGCAAGACCATAAGTTAATGTTTGGACTTCTTTTCTCACTGAAGTCACTAACAGCGAAGATGGACCCTACCAT TGCAGAGAAAGGAAACCTTGGTGTCCCTCAGTTGCCCGGCCAAGGTTGTTCATTTCACAGTTTTCGAACTAATACATATAAACTTAGTTTCATGGAAAGTCCTTCCGGAATAAAG ATTATCCTAGTGACTCATCCTCGAACCGGTGATCTGCGGGACTCCTTGAAGTATATCTACAATTTGTATGTTGAATATGTTGTCAAGAATCCGCTCTATACACCCGGATCTCCTATTAG GTGTCAGCTGTTCAATACAACATTGGACCAGTATGTGAGAGGCATTGCCTAG
- the LOC112796177 gene encoding uncharacterized protein, producing MEASTSSYKIILGSSSVARRKILSEMGYEFTKMTADIDEKSIRKETPEELVMALAEAKANAIISKLQTTSNQERVDESMILIAADTVHLASFLVIGNC from the exons ATGGAAGCTTCCACTTCTTCCTACAAG ATTATATTGGGATCATCCTCAGTAGCACGGCGCAAGATACTATCTGAAATGGGGTACGAATTCACGAAAATG ACTGCTGATATTGATGAGAAGAGCATCCGAAAGGAAACTCCTGAAGAGCTGGTTATGGCTCTAGCTGAAGCCAAG GCTAATGCCATCATATCAAAACTTCAAACTACCAGTAACCAAGAGAGGGTTGATGAATCAATGATTTTAATTGCGGCAGACACAGTACATCTTGCTTCCTTTCTGGTCATTGGCAACTGTTAG
- the LOC112796176 gene encoding large ribosomal subunit protein bL31c — MAQCITNTFLHPKPFHPLPSKTKPVGNCRVGVTCRKKDIHPQYHEDAKVYCNGELVMTTGGTQKEYVVDVWSGNHPFYLGSRSAVMVDDDQVEKFRKKFSELTEIMEIPVLKGEIVIPSRRRGIQKGGKKK; from the exons ATGGCGCAGTGCATAACCAACACATTCCTCCACCCAAAACCCTTCCATCCTCTCCCATCCAAAACAAAACCC GTGGGAAATTGCAGGGTGGGGGTGACGTGCAGGAAGAAGGATATACACCCGCAGTACCACGAGGATGCTAAAGTGTATTGCAACGGGGAACTCGTGATGACTACCGGTGGGACCCAGAAGGAGTACGTGGTTGACGTTTGGTCAGGTAACCACCCCTTTTACCTGGGTAGCCGGTCAGCGGTTATGGTTGACGATGACCAAGTTGAGAAGTTTAGGAAGAAGTTCAGTGAGCTCACTGAAATTATGGAGATTCCGGTACTCAAGGGTGAAATCGTAATTCCCTCCAGGCGCAGGGGTATTCAGAAAGGTggcaagaagaagtag